The stretch of DNA GTACCAATATCAGAGTTTAGATATTATAGTTATAAACTTAATTGTTTACATACATTTTTTATATGTTTTGACTGCGGTCATACACTTCTTAAAACAATTGTATTTTTCTATTAAATTATTACCTAAAGTATTTTCAATTTTATTGAATTTTAATTCTCCAATATTACGTGCTATTATCACACGCTAAACGATAATAAATCCGGGGGAATTGAAGGAGAAGTACTCATTTTATTTTAATCGTCTAGTTCCTTTAGATATTTCGGTGAAACAATTCGAATATTCTCCCATTTATCATGTAGAAATACAAAAAATTACAATTATGCAAGAAGGAACAGTAAAGTTTTTTAATGAAACAAAAGGATTTGGTTTCATTACAGTAGAATCAACAGGAAAAGAAGTATTCGTTCATACTTCAAATTTAATCGATAGTATCAGAGAAAATGATAGAGTATCTTTTAACGTAGAAGAAGGTCAAAAAGGACCTATTGCTACACGTGTTAAAAGAATCTAATATCCATATATATCTTCTAGATTTAGAAAATAGTTTTCGTACTATAATCTTTATATGAAGGTAAAATATTTTTATTATTCATTAAGAAATCGAGCTGTTTCAATTCATTTGAAATGGCTCTTTTTTTTGTCCATTTTTTCTTTCATCGGATTAATCAATTTTACGTTGTTTAAATATTCATCCATTTAATTTTTTAATGGAAAAAATCAAGAGTATACGCTTAAGTGTAAACCCTTGAAAAACTAGTAAAATTGAACGATATAATAAAACTAAAATTGATTTATATAATTGGTATTTAATTATTTATAAAAATATATTCCACTTCAAAAAAAATGATATCAACGACGTGTTAAATTGATAAACGTTTTATTTTTAGTTTTTTCCTCTATTTAAGAAATATCAATTACATTTACAATAGAGCATATTACAACGATGTAAATAGGGAATCGTGTGAAATTCACGAACTGTCGCGCAACTGTAAGTAGGTTTAATCTACAAGTCAGGATACCTATGCTTTACTATAATTCCGCGGGATGATTTATGGTGATCCACTTCAAGTTGTTGAGGTGAATTTCTTTCATGCATTTCAATCGTAACAAAACAATGTTACTGGAATTTTAGGTTAACACTGAAATCATTAAAACGATAAAATAATGCAAGCTGAAACACAAAAAGAAATCACTTTTGATCAATCTTTACAGAGTAAAATCGATCTTAAAACAAAACCATTAGGGGCTTTAGGAATGTTAGAAGAACTGGCCTTTAAAATAGGTAAAATTCAACAATCGTTAGAACCCGAATTAAGGAATCCTCACATTTTATTATTTGCAGCAGATCATGGAGTTGCAAAAGCAGGAGTAAGTGCTTATCCACCTGAAGTCACTTTTCAAATGGTAATGAATATTTTACAAGGTGGAGCAGCGGTGACCGTTTTTGGAAAACAAAATGGTTTAACCATTAAAACCATTGATGCGGGAGTTAATTATGATTTTGGTAACATTAAAGGATTAATTGATGCTAAAGTTGGATATGGAACCAAAAACTTTATAATTGATCAAGCGATGACAAGAGAGCAATTAAATCAATGTTTAACATTATCTGCTCAAATTGTACAAGAAGTAAAATCAACAGGTTGTAATGTAATTGGTTTTGGAGAAATGGGAATTGGGAACACTTCCTCTGCTTCGATGATTATGCATCATTGTACGGGTATAGACTTGGATGAATGTATTGGGCGTGGAACAGGATTAGATGATGAACAATTAGAACGTAAAAAAGCGTTGTTGCAACAAGCGAATGATTATCATGGAGTATTATCTGATCCAATGGAAATTTTACAAACCTATGGAGGTTTTGAGGTGGCCCAAATATGTGGGGCAATGATCGAAGCATACAAACAAAAAATGATACTAATGGTGGATGGATTTATCGCAACCAGTGCATTTTTAGTCGCTTATGCAATATATCCTGAGATAATAGATTATGCTGTATTTTGTCATAACAGTAATGAAATTGGTCATCAAAAAATGTTAGCTCATTTGGGTGTTCAACCCATATTACAACTCAATATGAGAGTTGGAGAAGGGACCGGTTGTGCCTTAGCTTATCCCATGTTAGAGAATGCTGTTGCATTTCTAAATAAAATGGCAAGTTTTGATAGTGCAGGAGTATCAAACAAATAAAATGAAACGTCAATTTCAATTATTTCTAATCGCCATTATGTTCTACACTCGAATTCCTATACGAGTGAATGTATCGTATACGGATGAAAAACTAAATGCTTCGACACGTTACTTTCCATTGATAGGTTATGTAGTAGGGGCGATTTCATTTATAGGATTTTATTTGACTCAATTTATTCTTCCTATAGAATTAGCCATACTTGCATCTTTTATTGTAGG from Faecalibacter sp. LW9 encodes:
- the cobT gene encoding nicotinate-nucleotide--dimethylbenzimidazole phosphoribosyltransferase → MQAETQKEITFDQSLQSKIDLKTKPLGALGMLEELAFKIGKIQQSLEPELRNPHILLFAADHGVAKAGVSAYPPEVTFQMVMNILQGGAAVTVFGKQNGLTIKTIDAGVNYDFGNIKGLIDAKVGYGTKNFIIDQAMTREQLNQCLTLSAQIVQEVKSTGCNVIGFGEMGIGNTSSASMIMHHCTGIDLDECIGRGTGLDDEQLERKKALLQQANDYHGVLSDPMEILQTYGGFEVAQICGAMIEAYKQKMILMVDGFIATSAFLVAYAIYPEIIDYAVFCHNSNEIGHQKMLAHLGVQPILQLNMRVGEGTGCALAYPMLENAVAFLNKMASFDSAGVSNK
- a CDS encoding cold-shock protein — protein: MKEKYSFYFNRLVPLDISVKQFEYSPIYHVEIQKITIMQEGTVKFFNETKGFGFITVESTGKEVFVHTSNLIDSIRENDRVSFNVEEGQKGPIATRVKRI